In Nostoc sp. CENA543, a single genomic region encodes these proteins:
- a CDS encoding GumC family protein, with protein sequence MTERRLIFPLAIIIGLIKARWLRYGVLGVLGNVLIWGSTIQYLKVTKPTYTSEFALILTGASFGVNVNLPEIGQASSSSASGLSSSTFDARANYEYIFTSEPVLKAAAAIAKMPDESFKPRIKLLDNTTMMLFEVTGKSPEDARLKSLALYQAMVNRINTLRAGEISQRGQPTQKILLSAQQKLEESQKRLSEYKVRSGLSFPDQIGNLSSNIEQLRRQRAEATAQEQLTSKRMQQLIQDLGLTPQEAADAFLLHADQIFQKNLKDYSEATTTLEVLMTKYGDNHPQVIKETKRREAAWIALLERSKFLTGKQLTANILTRLTLAVNGSGRDTLFQSLIVYQSDQKGLIGQIKALDSEIARLEMRLNTLSQRQSTLENLKRDQQIAEAVFASTLTKLDLGQGDVFAAYPLVQLAMEPSLPKEPTAPKKGLIFAGAAAGSVFSTLGLLILWIRKPWIDKLAKWLS encoded by the coding sequence ATGACAGAAAGACGGTTGATTTTTCCCTTAGCAATCATCATCGGTCTGATAAAAGCCCGATGGTTGCGTTATGGAGTTCTGGGTGTGTTGGGTAATGTGCTGATCTGGGGGTCAACAATCCAGTATTTAAAAGTGACCAAACCAACCTATACCAGTGAATTTGCACTGATTTTAACTGGGGCAAGTTTTGGTGTGAATGTTAACCTCCCAGAAATTGGTCAGGCTTCTTCCTCTAGTGCTTCTGGGTTAAGTAGTTCTACTTTCGATGCTAGAGCTAATTATGAGTATATTTTTACCAGTGAGCCAGTATTAAAGGCAGCAGCTGCGATCGCTAAAATGCCAGATGAGTCATTCAAGCCCCGAATTAAACTGTTAGACAACACCACAATGATGTTATTTGAGGTGACAGGCAAAAGTCCAGAAGATGCCCGCTTGAAATCTTTGGCTTTGTATCAAGCAATGGTGAATCGTATTAACACCTTACGGGCTGGGGAAATTAGTCAGCGTGGTCAACCTACGCAAAAAATCTTACTTTCCGCCCAACAGAAACTTGAAGAATCTCAGAAACGGCTTTCGGAATATAAAGTCCGTTCTGGCTTGAGTTTTCCTGATCAAATAGGTAATCTCTCTTCTAATATTGAGCAGTTGCGGCGACAGCGTGCAGAGGCTACAGCCCAAGAACAACTCACCAGCAAACGCATGCAGCAGCTGATTCAAGATTTAGGACTGACTCCCCAAGAAGCAGCCGATGCGTTTTTACTCCATGCAGACCAAATCTTTCAAAAAAACCTCAAGGACTATAGTGAAGCTACGACAACCTTAGAAGTTTTAATGACTAAGTATGGTGATAACCATCCCCAAGTTATTAAGGAAACCAAACGTCGTGAGGCTGCTTGGATTGCCCTGTTAGAGCGTAGTAAATTTCTTACAGGTAAACAACTGACTGCCAATATACTTACACGTTTAACTTTAGCTGTGAATGGCTCTGGTCGGGATACATTATTTCAAAGTTTAATAGTTTACCAATCTGATCAAAAGGGACTTATCGGTCAGATTAAAGCTTTGGACTCAGAAATTGCTCGTCTAGAAATGCGTTTAAATACTTTATCTCAACGGCAATCTACCTTAGAAAATTTGAAGCGAGATCAACAGATTGCTGAAGCTGTCTTTGCTTCCACTCTCACCAAATTAGATTTAGGCCAAGGAGATGTGTTTGCCGCTTATCCTCTGGTGCAGTTGGCAATGGAGCCTAGTTTACCAAAAGAACCCACAGCCCCTAAAAAGGGCTTGATTTTCGCTGGGGCGGCGGCTGGTTCAGTCTTTTCTACCCTTGGTCTTTTAATCCTGTGGATTCGCAAACCTTGGATAGATAAGCTGGCTAAGTGGTTGTCTTGA
- a CDS encoding polysaccharide biosynthesis/export family protein: MPKISYVIFNAILLSLTWIAPSVALPLSPGDRVKVIIPEGEEFSGIFEVNLEGDLEIPYLSPLPVAGLEPKQVEENLTTALIDGAFFQRSFLQVNVRVVQWASVEVFVSGETFLPGRVFINELSPGDRTQQPVPVAGQYPPNRYLTVAIRDAGGVKPTADIKQVQLIRERETRVIDLSGVITGEPFADIPLIAGDRIIVPDAGKMHNELVRPSPITPTGIKVFLSNLTVPATGNAPSAVGNDGSSFPYGARFSHAVAAANCAGGTRGTNAERKAVLVTTEQLTGKTTYIERSVNKLLTGVNDDTNNPFLKANDVVACYDSKVVGVRDVLQTILNPLSTLRSIFR, encoded by the coding sequence ATGCCAAAGATAAGTTACGTAATTTTCAATGCCATCCTCTTAAGTTTGACCTGGATAGCACCCAGTGTGGCTTTACCGTTATCTCCAGGCGATCGCGTCAAGGTGATTATTCCCGAAGGGGAGGAATTTAGCGGAATTTTTGAAGTCAATTTAGAAGGCGACTTAGAAATTCCCTATCTATCACCTTTACCTGTGGCGGGATTAGAACCAAAGCAAGTCGAGGAAAATCTCACAACAGCTTTGATTGACGGAGCTTTTTTCCAGCGTTCTTTTTTGCAAGTCAACGTGAGGGTGGTGCAGTGGGCTTCAGTAGAAGTTTTTGTGAGTGGAGAGACATTTTTACCAGGAAGAGTATTTATTAATGAACTGAGTCCTGGTGATAGAACACAGCAGCCCGTACCTGTGGCTGGACAATATCCCCCTAACCGTTATCTAACAGTTGCTATTCGTGACGCTGGCGGAGTCAAACCCACAGCTGATATTAAACAGGTTCAACTGATCCGCGAACGAGAAACGCGAGTAATTGACTTATCTGGAGTGATAACTGGTGAACCCTTTGCAGATATCCCTCTAATTGCAGGCGATCGCATTATCGTTCCTGATGCTGGCAAGATGCACAATGAGTTAGTGCGTCCTTCACCTATTACTCCAACCGGGATCAAAGTTTTCCTCTCGAATTTGACTGTACCAGCCACAGGTAATGCGCCTTCGGCTGTGGGTAATGATGGCTCATCTTTTCCCTACGGTGCGCGTTTTTCTCATGCGGTGGCTGCGGCTAACTGTGCAGGAGGCACAAGAGGAACTAATGCTGAACGCAAAGCCGTTTTAGTGACCACTGAACAATTAACAGGCAAAACAACCTACATAGAACGCAGTGTCAATAAACTGCTCACAGGTGTGAATGATGACACCAATAATCCCTTTTTAAAAGCTAATGATGTTGTAGCTTGTTATGACTCCAAAGTAGTGGGAGTTCGGGATGTCCTCCAAACCATTCTTAATCCTCTCTCAACTCTGCGAAGTATATTCCGATGA
- a CDS encoding polysaccharide pyruvyl transferase family protein, which translates to MGLTIGLVNTYSTLNIGDAAIYSALTALASEAQVIAKFQDLEPELIPGLQIVPQMGRCDGYISVGGDIFNNAREGLITKAFIRNLLQLQRSPRKTFLFGQSIPRSCHGLSFQALTFCLRRLAAVCVRDAQSHQRLTQAGVTAILSFDAAFTLIVSAAAKETAKQIFQAQEIPPETAALISLRAFDSMYSHDNQQFQHQLIALSRNCQQQGYQPVLLIQSQAYGADNDLAVAAQIAQQVPGLKIFNPFGMTNQIPTWELVMGALAISRVIVAIRYHTAVLALASGKIPFNLYYSNKGKDLTQRLNIPGCNLKDFNPDQCMDAIASTANATFDHETIRQQVQQDFQKCYQSIVNSQ; encoded by the coding sequence ATGGGACTCACTATTGGTCTGGTAAATACATATTCGACGTTAAATATTGGTGATGCTGCCATTTATAGCGCGCTGACAGCCTTAGCATCAGAAGCTCAAGTTATAGCTAAATTCCAAGATTTAGAACCAGAGTTGATTCCAGGGTTGCAGATTGTGCCACAAATGGGACGCTGTGACGGCTATATCAGCGTCGGTGGTGATATCTTCAATAATGCCCGTGAAGGTTTAATCACCAAAGCCTTCATTCGCAATTTACTACAATTACAGCGATCGCCCCGAAAGACATTTTTATTTGGGCAATCAATCCCACGCTCTTGTCATGGCTTAAGTTTTCAAGCCTTAACGTTTTGCCTACGGCGGTTAGCGGCTGTGTGTGTCCGCGATGCCCAAAGCCATCAACGTTTAACTCAAGCCGGAGTGACCGCAATTCTATCTTTTGATGCAGCCTTCACCCTGATAGTGAGTGCAGCAGCCAAAGAAACAGCCAAACAAATCTTTCAAGCACAGGAGATTCCACCAGAAACGGCCGCTTTAATTTCCCTGCGCGCCTTTGACTCTATGTACAGCCATGATAATCAACAGTTTCAACATCAATTAATTGCCCTCAGTCGCAACTGTCAACAACAAGGATATCAACCAGTATTGCTCATTCAGTCTCAAGCTTACGGAGCAGATAACGACCTAGCAGTAGCAGCACAAATCGCCCAACAAGTTCCAGGACTGAAAATTTTTAATCCCTTTGGCATGACTAATCAAATACCCACATGGGAACTAGTCATGGGTGCATTAGCCATTTCCCGTGTGATAGTCGCCATTCGTTATCACACAGCCGTATTAGCCCTAGCAAGTGGCAAAATCCCTTTTAACTTGTACTATTCCAACAAAGGTAAAGACCTCACCCAACGCTTAAATATTCCTGGGTGCAACTTGAAAGACTTTAACCCAGATCAATGTATGGATGCGATCGCCTCAACCGCCAACGCCACTTTTGACCATGAAACGATTCGCCAACAAGTCCAGCAAGATTTTCAAAAATGTTATCAGTCAATAGTCAATAGTCAGTAG
- a CDS encoding glycosyltransferase family 4 protein, with product MKAKICHFIGGQGMGWTGGIKATLKSLENSYLSQQFEFTIAPISEASSVLSKQRPEAIIVHAASSWRSLLTLWNLKFAAKLIINEHHYSAGFETFNVSSSGRFHRMLKTAYGICDRVIAVSQGQQNWMLKNQLLPAEKIALIQSSRIVDNFLAVPPKSRLSDQPFIIGAYGRLCFHKGFDVLINAVKQLSHPGIIVRIGGGGQDEAQLKQLAASCPQIQFVGRIDDVPAFLNQCDAVVIPSRWEAWGNVCLEARAAGKPVIASAVDGLSEQVQNCGILIPPDNPVALAKAIQGLVDLPPAELAQMGEQGQASALNAWDNYLSNWQKLLEAIV from the coding sequence ATGAAAGCAAAAATTTGTCACTTTATCGGTGGTCAAGGTATGGGCTGGACTGGTGGCATTAAAGCTACCTTAAAAAGCCTAGAAAACTCCTACCTATCACAACAATTTGAATTTACTATTGCCCCCATATCGGAAGCATCATCTGTACTATCAAAGCAGCGTCCAGAAGCGATCATAGTTCACGCGGCTTCTTCATGGCGCAGTCTATTAACTCTGTGGAATCTGAAATTTGCTGCCAAATTAATTATTAACGAACATCACTATTCAGCAGGCTTTGAAACTTTTAATGTCTCCTCATCTGGTAGATTTCATCGGATGCTCAAAACTGCTTACGGAATCTGCGATCGCGTCATCGCTGTTTCCCAAGGACAACAAAATTGGATGCTTAAAAATCAATTATTACCTGCTGAAAAAATTGCGCTGATTCAATCTTCCAGAATTGTCGATAATTTCTTGGCTGTTCCTCCCAAATCTAGGCTATCTGATCAACCCTTTATCATCGGCGCATACGGCAGGTTGTGTTTCCACAAAGGTTTTGATGTCTTAATCAATGCTGTCAAACAGCTATCCCATCCTGGAATTATTGTCCGTATAGGTGGCGGTGGGCAAGATGAAGCCCAACTTAAACAACTAGCGGCTAGCTGTCCTCAAATTCAATTTGTGGGACGCATCGATGATGTCCCAGCTTTTTTAAATCAATGCGATGCGGTGGTGATTCCCTCCCGTTGGGAAGCTTGGGGGAATGTCTGCTTAGAAGCGAGGGCAGCAGGTAAACCCGTAATTGCTTCGGCGGTAGATGGTTTGAGTGAACAGGTGCAAAACTGCGGCATTTTGATTCCTCCAGACAATCCCGTCGCATTAGCTAAAGCGATTCAGGGATTGGTTGATTTACCTCCGGCTGAATTAGCCCAGATGGGAGAACAGGGACAAGCTTCTGCCCTCAATGCTTGGGATAACTATTTATCTAATTGGCAAAAGCTACTAGAGGCGATTGTATGA
- a CDS encoding lipopolysaccharide biosynthesis protein, giving the protein MKETLAAFKKDRFIRNIGWMGASELVIRVFRLFTTVILARFLSAEDYGLAAIVLTTYEFIRVFTRNGIADKIVQADASEVEELCRTAYGLNWVIAGVLFTAQCLASLAIAGFYGNSNLILPICLIAITYLIYPLAMVQTALIRRENRLNILALISSVQVSTDNVLTAIFALAGWGMWAIIFPKFLVAPIWIILTFKHHSWRMTQSVTFAKWRQITSFATRILGVELLTIFRENIDYLLIGRFVGLQALGVYYFAFNAGLGMSLSVINAIRVSLFSDLCNLNSQPVLFAQRYLQSLRKIAFMIVPLVVLQSSLAPFYIPLVFGQKWVERGAVPILMLICCSALSRPFADAASLMFRAFGQPQIELRWNVIFTVCLATGIWVGTQWGILGAAIAVMATHLVLQPIYTVWATWKTLPKVLQEAKG; this is encoded by the coding sequence ATGAAAGAAACTTTAGCAGCTTTTAAAAAAGACCGCTTCATCCGTAATATTGGCTGGATGGGGGCTTCTGAATTAGTCATTCGGGTGTTTCGCCTCTTTACTACAGTCATTCTGGCGCGGTTTCTCAGTGCCGAAGACTATGGACTGGCGGCAATTGTTCTGACGACTTACGAATTTATTCGCGTGTTCACCCGTAATGGCATCGCTGACAAAATTGTGCAAGCCGATGCCAGCGAGGTAGAAGAGTTATGTCGTACTGCTTACGGGTTGAATTGGGTGATTGCTGGGGTGTTATTTACCGCCCAATGTTTGGCATCATTAGCGATCGCCGGATTCTACGGTAACTCAAACTTAATTTTACCGATTTGTCTGATTGCGATTACATATCTGATTTATCCCTTAGCGATGGTGCAAACAGCCCTGATTAGAAGGGAAAACCGCCTGAATATTTTGGCTTTGATTAGTTCAGTGCAAGTATCTACAGATAACGTGTTAACGGCGATTTTTGCTCTGGCTGGTTGGGGAATGTGGGCAATCATTTTCCCGAAGTTCTTAGTCGCCCCCATCTGGATTATTCTCACGTTTAAACATCATTCTTGGCGCATGACTCAATCTGTCACCTTTGCCAAATGGCGACAAATTACATCTTTTGCTACTCGCATTCTTGGTGTCGAATTACTCACAATTTTTCGGGAAAACATAGACTACTTGCTAATTGGTCGGTTTGTTGGTTTACAAGCATTAGGCGTTTATTATTTTGCATTTAATGCCGGATTGGGGATGAGTTTAAGTGTAATAAATGCTATACGTGTCTCATTATTTTCCGATTTGTGTAACCTCAACTCTCAGCCTGTGTTGTTTGCCCAACGCTATCTGCAAAGTCTGCGAAAAATCGCCTTTATGATTGTGCCTTTAGTAGTGTTGCAATCGAGTTTAGCTCCCTTCTACATTCCCCTAGTATTTGGGCAAAAATGGGTAGAAAGGGGAGCAGTACCGATTCTAATGCTGATTTGTTGTTCGGCTTTATCCCGTCCCTTTGCTGATGCGGCTTCCTTAATGTTCCGCGCCTTTGGACAACCGCAAATTGAATTGCGCTGGAATGTAATTTTTACCGTGTGTTTGGCGACGGGAATTTGGGTAGGAACACAATGGGGGATTTTAGGAGCCGCGATCGCAGTTATGGCTACCCATCTAGTGTTGCAACCAATTTACACAGTTTGGGCAACTTGGAAGACGTTACCCAAAGTTTTACAGGAGGCGAAAGGATGA
- a CDS encoding glycosyltransferase family 2 protein translates to MTITNPMVSVIIPAYNAAEFLPAAIASVKQQTFADWELLIINDGSTDDTVAIIGEYQTVDERIHLINQLNQGVSTARNLGVEKSRGQILAFLDADDQWLPHKLYQHLKHFQSHLRLGVSFSQVEILNQAGEASGQVSSSRLTNLKPEYFLFENPTTTTSNWVVRREVFQQVGGFCHDMSYSEDLEWLLRVSCTGNWEIAGIDQVLTRYRTSSGGLSANLYRMEAGWNQLVEKAKVYAPELVERHFNLAQALHLRYLARRAFRLRISADVGMDFMTRALRSDWRLLVYEPRRSCLTLVAVLGMWLIEKVWFTQRVRVEKS, encoded by the coding sequence ATGACAATTACTAATCCAATGGTATCGGTGATTATCCCTGCTTATAATGCGGCTGAGTTTCTACCAGCTGCGATCGCCTCTGTAAAACAACAGACTTTTGCCGATTGGGAATTATTGATCATCAATGATGGATCTACGGATGACACTGTGGCAATTATCGGAGAATATCAAACAGTAGATGAACGTATTCATCTTATCAATCAACTGAATCAGGGTGTTTCTACTGCCCGCAATTTGGGTGTAGAAAAAAGTCGAGGTCAAATCCTGGCTTTCCTCGATGCTGACGATCAATGGCTACCACATAAGCTCTACCAACATCTCAAACATTTTCAGTCCCATCTCCGATTGGGGGTAAGTTTCTCCCAAGTGGAGATATTAAATCAAGCGGGTGAAGCTAGCGGACAAGTTTCTAGTTCCCGTTTAACTAATTTAAAACCAGAATATTTCCTCTTTGAAAACCCCACAACCACAACCTCTAATTGGGTAGTTCGTCGGGAAGTGTTTCAGCAGGTAGGAGGCTTTTGTCACGACATGAGCTATTCCGAGGATTTGGAGTGGTTGTTGAGAGTCAGTTGTACTGGTAATTGGGAAATTGCAGGTATAGACCAAGTTTTAACTCGGTATCGTACTAGTTCTGGCGGACTTTCGGCAAATTTATATCGGATGGAAGCAGGTTGGAATCAACTGGTAGAGAAAGCAAAAGTTTATGCACCTGAATTAGTAGAGCGTCATTTTAATTTGGCTCAAGCTTTACATCTGCGTTATTTGGCTCGGCGTGCTTTTCGTTTGCGAATATCTGCGGATGTAGGAATGGATTTTATGACTCGTGCTTTGCGTTCTGATTGGCGGTTGTTGGTGTATGAGCCACGGCGGAGCTGTTTAACTTTGGTGGCGGTGTTGGGAATGTGGTTAATAGAAAAGGTTTGGTTTACTCAGAGAGTAAGAGTTGAGAAGAGTTAA
- a CDS encoding glycosyltransferase family 2 protein, giving the protein MKVSVIIPVYNSEGSVAETLRSVLAQTYKDFEIIIVDDGCTDKSIEICQDLDDARIKIVHQRNRGLAGARNTGIRHAQGEYLAFIDSDDLWLPEKLAKHVEHLERSPAVGVSFSRSILIDEQSQPLGIYQMPKLTDITPEYLFCRNPISNGSSVVIRRDVLKEIQSEENLYGEVEDFYFDDRFRQSEDIECWLRIALQTNWKIEGIAEALTLYRVNMGGLSANILKQYESWEQILVKTQVYNPEFIKNWGNRARAYQLRYLARRAVRQRSPELAVSLLHKALKTHWRILLEEPRRTLISCGAAYLLWILPPSVYKWLETLMMQITGITQKRRIHNEQVKSADLLTVERQLL; this is encoded by the coding sequence ATGAAAGTATCTGTGATTATTCCCGTTTATAATTCTGAAGGTTCTGTGGCTGAGACTTTGCGCTCAGTGTTGGCGCAGACCTATAAGGATTTTGAAATCATTATCGTTGATGATGGTTGCACAGATAAGAGTATTGAGATTTGCCAAGATTTGGATGATGCGCGGATAAAAATTGTTCATCAACGGAATCGGGGGTTAGCTGGGGCGAGAAATACCGGAATTCGTCATGCACAAGGGGAATATTTAGCCTTTATTGATAGTGATGATCTGTGGCTACCAGAGAAGTTAGCAAAGCACGTTGAACATTTGGAGCGATCGCCTGCTGTGGGTGTGAGTTTTTCTCGCTCGATTTTGATTGATGAACAGAGTCAACCTCTAGGAATTTATCAAATGCCGAAGTTAACTGATATTACACCAGAATACTTGTTCTGTCGTAATCCCATCAGTAATGGCTCATCAGTAGTTATTCGCAGAGATGTTCTGAAAGAGATTCAGTCTGAGGAAAATTTATATGGTGAAGTAGAAGACTTTTACTTTGACGATCGCTTCCGTCAATCTGAAGATATCGAATGCTGGCTGAGGATTGCTTTGCAAACTAATTGGAAAATCGAAGGTATAGCCGAAGCCTTGACTCTTTATCGCGTCAATATGGGCGGTTTATCGGCTAATATTCTCAAACAATACGAATCTTGGGAGCAAATTTTGGTCAAAACCCAAGTTTATAATCCTGAGTTTATTAAAAATTGGGGCAATAGGGCTAGAGCTTATCAACTACGGTATTTAGCCAGGAGAGCAGTAAGACAGCGATCGCCTGAACTAGCTGTGAGCTTACTACACAAAGCATTAAAAACCCATTGGCGAATTCTATTAGAGGAGCCTCGACGCACATTAATCTCTTGTGGTGCTGCATATTTGCTCTGGATTTTACCCCCATCTGTTTACAAATGGTTAGAAACATTAATGATGCAAATCACCGGTATCACTCAAAAACGACGCATTCACAATGAACAAGTTAAAAGTGCAGATTTGTTGACTGTTGAACGTCAGTTGCTTTAA
- the pssD gene encoding PssD/Cps14F family polysaccharide biosynthesis glycosyltransferase — MKVLLVCSSGGHFKGLQQLRSFWENYDRTWVSFNTATTKATLEGETVYWAYSPTNRNIPNFFKNLHLALKVIRETKPDIIISTGAGVAVPFLILGKLFGSQTVFIESVTRIQTLSLSAKLVLPFLSVLYVQWPQLQARYPQAELISPQEG, encoded by the coding sequence ATGAAAGTATTATTGGTTTGCTCCTCCGGTGGACATTTTAAAGGTCTGCAACAATTACGTTCTTTTTGGGAAAATTATGATCGCACTTGGGTGAGTTTTAATACAGCTACAACAAAAGCTACTCTAGAGGGAGAAACTGTTTATTGGGCTTATAGTCCTACTAACCGTAATATTCCGAATTTTTTCAAGAATCTCCACTTAGCTTTGAAAGTCATTCGAGAAACTAAACCTGACATCATCATCTCTACAGGTGCTGGTGTGGCTGTTCCCTTTTTGATTCTGGGAAAACTCTTTGGTAGTCAAACAGTATTTATCGAATCTGTCACCCGAATTCAGACTTTGAGTTTATCCGCCAAGCTAGTTTTACCCTTTCTCAGTGTTCTATATGTGCAGTGGCCGCAACTACAAGCCCGTTACCCTCAAGCTGAACTCATCAGCCCACAAGAGGGCTAG
- a CDS encoding glycosyltransferase — translation MILVTVGTEQYPFNRLMHWVEVLLQSELIQEEIVVQYGNSTILPAGAKVYRFLKEESFQDLIRQARIVIAHCGEGTLLLLDSLDKPYVLVARSQEFQEHVDDHQVELALALSQINVPIAWCPGDLVRFLQQPRQVSVADVSNAVAIALCNSLQNRFGQTNTQLQVGV, via the coding sequence ATGATTTTAGTCACCGTTGGTACAGAACAATATCCTTTTAATCGCCTCATGCACTGGGTTGAGGTGTTATTACAAAGTGAATTAATTCAAGAAGAAATTGTGGTGCAGTACGGTAATTCGACGATTTTACCTGCTGGTGCGAAGGTTTATCGTTTTCTCAAAGAAGAGAGTTTTCAAGATTTGATTCGTCAAGCACGAATTGTGATTGCTCACTGTGGTGAAGGAACTTTACTACTGTTGGATTCGTTGGATAAGCCTTATGTTTTGGTGGCGCGCAGTCAGGAGTTTCAAGAACACGTTGATGATCATCAAGTGGAACTAGCTTTAGCACTATCGCAGATTAATGTTCCTATTGCTTGGTGTCCTGGTGATTTGGTGCGATTTTTACAGCAGCCTAGACAAGTATCGGTTGCTGATGTCTCTAACGCTGTGGCGATCGCGCTTTGCAATAGTCTACAAAATCGTTTTGGTCAAACAAATACTCAATTACAGGTAGGTGTATAA
- a CDS encoding sugar transferase, whose protein sequence is MVASNSSAKLSLVTTRVKNVLLVQMPLRLTVIEAVEFRELFKTLVADSTITKIILDWGQTTIIDSSGVGAMISSLKLAQTKKIELVLWSVNQQVQLAFSLVGLDILLNIENHTEPTTPTLNRKSEKRPPLTHPSVRSPIKRGIDIVGAILGLGVTGLLFVPIAIAIKLDSPGPILFSQMRCGWMGRKFRIWKFRSMVTNAEALKATIPNQAAGAFFKNDHDPRITRVGRFLRKTSLDEFPQFWNILIGDMSLIGTRPPTPDELEQYEINNWQRLDVKPGLSGEWQVNGRSKIRNFEDVIKLDLRYQDNWSLLYDLKLILKTIVVVFNKDSGAV, encoded by the coding sequence ATGGTAGCTTCTAACTCTTCAGCAAAATTAAGTCTTGTGACTACTCGCGTCAAAAATGTTTTATTAGTGCAGATGCCCCTCAGATTAACTGTGATTGAGGCGGTGGAATTTCGCGAGTTGTTTAAAACATTGGTAGCCGATTCTACTATTACCAAAATCATTTTAGATTGGGGGCAGACCACAATTATTGATAGTAGTGGTGTTGGGGCAATGATTAGTAGCCTCAAATTAGCACAAACTAAAAAAATCGAATTGGTTTTATGGAGTGTTAACCAGCAGGTTCAATTAGCTTTTAGTTTAGTAGGGTTGGATATACTCTTAAATATCGAAAACCATACAGAACCTACTACTCCTACTCTCAACCGCAAGTCGGAGAAGCGTCCACCCCTAACCCATCCTTCTGTGCGATCGCCTATTAAACGTGGCATTGATATTGTCGGTGCTATCTTGGGTTTGGGTGTGACAGGATTGTTATTTGTACCGATTGCGATCGCCATTAAGCTAGATAGTCCTGGGCCTATATTATTTAGTCAAATGCGCTGTGGTTGGATGGGACGCAAGTTTCGGATTTGGAAGTTCCGTTCAATGGTAACAAATGCAGAAGCCCTAAAAGCCACAATTCCTAACCAAGCTGCTGGTGCTTTTTTCAAGAATGATCATGATCCTAGAATCACCCGTGTTGGACGCTTTCTCCGTAAAACTAGTCTGGATGAATTTCCCCAATTTTGGAATATTCTCATCGGCGATATGAGTTTAATTGGTACTCGTCCCCCAACTCCCGATGAATTAGAACAATACGAAATTAATAATTGGCAACGGCTAGATGTTAAACCCGGACTAAGCGGTGAATGGCAAGTAAATGGCCGCTCAAAAATTCGTAATTTTGAGGATGTAATTAAACTGGATTTACGTTATCAAGATAATTGGAGTTTGCTTTATGATTTAAAGCTAATTTTGAAAACGATTGTTGTTGTGTTCAACAAAGATTCAGGAGCAGTATAA
- a CDS encoding anti-sigma regulatory factor — MKLTKPDVLIHDSILQLASDLDAISTIVEWFEQFNHTPVTHQLWLEAQTAVIEGFTNAVRHAHCYLNPETPVDINVQISEELFHVCIWDQGDIFDFELALENFHREVSDRAFNPLVHESHWGCIFLLKLRKEYGWTISYTRESGDRNCLSLKKPLIN; from the coding sequence ATGAAATTAACCAAACCTGATGTGTTAATCCATGACTCTATCCTACAACTTGCCAGCGATCTAGATGCCATATCCACAATTGTAGAATGGTTTGAGCAATTCAACCACACCCCTGTAACTCATCAATTATGGCTAGAAGCCCAAACAGCTGTAATTGAGGGTTTTACAAATGCAGTACGCCATGCTCACTGCTACTTAAATCCTGAGACTCCTGTGGATATAAATGTACAAATCTCTGAGGAATTATTCCATGTCTGTATTTGGGATCAAGGAGATATTTTTGATTTTGAACTAGCTTTAGAAAATTTTCATCGAGAAGTTAGCGATCGCGCATTTAATCCCTTAGTCCACGAATCTCACTGGGGGTGCATTTTTTTACTAAAACTTAGAAAAGAATATGGTTGGACAATTAGCTACACTCGCGAATCAGGAGATAGAAATTGCCTATCTTTGAAAAAGCCTTTAATTAATTAA
- a CDS encoding STAS domain-containing protein, with amino-acid sequence MNHKEKVKVIQPRGIFDGRRGRKVYQEVMDSIDKHIETVLVDCQDIQFMDSSGFGTLLLTLKTVRQKKGRLVLCSLNEQIRMILELSDTANIFEVFPDHSSFIATVPQQ; translated from the coding sequence ATGAATCACAAAGAGAAAGTAAAAGTTATTCAGCCTCGTGGAATTTTTGATGGTAGAAGAGGTAGAAAAGTTTATCAAGAAGTTATGGACTCGATTGATAAACATATCGAAACAGTTTTAGTTGACTGTCAAGATATTCAATTTATGGATAGTTCTGGGTTTGGAACTTTGCTTTTGACACTAAAAACCGTAAGGCAAAAGAAGGGAAGACTAGTTCTTTGTTCACTCAATGAGCAAATTAGAATGATTCTCGAACTTAGTGATACAGCAAATATTTTTGAGGTGTTTCCTGACCACTCATCTTTTATTGCCACCGTACCTCAACAATAA